The following coding sequences are from one Epilithonimonas vandammei window:
- a CDS encoding DMT family transporter: protein MKNSYLLRLHFIVFLWGFTAILGKLITTDAPLLVFYRMSFAAVFLYLYLRIVKKESIKVTKGLLLKLVGIGSVMAFHWLFFFQSIKVSNVSIALSCLSLSTLFASLIEPIVFKRKPDWVEVIIGIIIVICISLIFNAELKYKEGIFYGILCALFGTIFSVFNGKIFGKTSSGNIIFYEIAGGWLVISLFFIVTGQISSFSEISYTDIALIVLLASVFTAYPMFESVKLMKFISPFTLILTVNLEPVYGIILAFFIFGASEHMSPVFYIASFIMIMAIVANGIIKSRRKKDELPVEITPQ, encoded by the coding sequence ATGAAGAATTCTTATCTGCTGAGGTTGCATTTTATCGTATTTTTATGGGGCTTCACAGCTATTTTAGGAAAGTTGATTACTACGGATGCGCCGCTTTTGGTTTTTTATAGAATGTCATTCGCTGCGGTTTTTCTCTACTTGTATCTCAGAATTGTAAAAAAAGAAAGTATTAAAGTTACAAAAGGCTTGTTGCTAAAACTAGTAGGAATTGGAAGTGTAATGGCTTTTCACTGGCTGTTCTTTTTTCAATCGATTAAGGTTTCCAATGTATCAATTGCGCTTTCCTGTCTCTCATTATCAACATTATTTGCCTCCTTAATAGAACCAATAGTTTTTAAGAGAAAACCAGATTGGGTCGAGGTTATTATCGGGATCATTATCGTTATTTGCATTTCTTTGATTTTCAATGCGGAACTGAAATACAAAGAAGGCATATTCTACGGAATCTTATGTGCGCTTTTTGGAACTATTTTTTCTGTTTTCAATGGTAAAATTTTTGGAAAAACCAGCTCTGGAAATATTATTTTCTACGAGATTGCTGGTGGATGGTTGGTCATTAGTCTGTTTTTTATCGTCACCGGACAAATTTCTTCTTTCAGCGAAATAAGTTACACCGATATTGCGTTAATAGTATTGTTGGCATCTGTTTTTACTGCTTATCCAATGTTTGAAAGTGTTAAGCTAATGAAATTCATTTCGCCTTTTACATTGATATTGACTGTAAATCTTGAACCTGTTTATGGGATTATTCTGGCTTTTTTCATTTTCGGAGCGTCTGAGCATATGAGTCCAGTTTTTTACATTGCATCATTCATAATGATTATGGCGATAGTAGCTAATGGTATTATAAAATCCAGACGAAAAAAAGATGAATTACCTGTAGAAATAACTCCTCAGTAA
- a CDS encoding putative type IX sorting system protein PorV2, translating into MKRILFFLLIIFSQIIYAQIIRKYSNEFLNIGAGARGLAMGGAVVSNQDDVYSPMWNPAGLIKIDRDWQMAAMHAEYFESIAKYDYIAYAKPLDYGNGVFAISLVRLGVDNILNTTQLIDPEGNIDYDKISSFSTSDYAALFSYAFHPNGNHKLDVGATAKVVYRNVGKFASGYGFGFDIGAVYHTDTDWNYGFMLRDATTTVNFWTINQKELSAVVNGEEFNPAPTDKMEITMPKLNLGVSKTFEFNRDLKLLPEAGVNIDFAKTAALVSTDFASITPYVGGELIFQDMIFVRLGLNRFQSLTDIEDLKRKVSFQPSAGIGIKYKGLTLDYAITNSGIGGSNFYSNFFSLKLDMQGFRN; encoded by the coding sequence ATGAAAAGAATTTTATTTTTTTTACTGATTATTTTTTCACAAATTATTTATGCTCAAATCATTAGAAAATATTCTAATGAATTTTTGAATATTGGAGCTGGTGCAAGAGGTCTTGCTATGGGTGGCGCTGTTGTTTCTAATCAGGATGATGTTTATTCTCCGATGTGGAATCCAGCTGGTCTCATAAAGATCGACCGCGATTGGCAAATGGCAGCTATGCACGCCGAATATTTTGAATCCATTGCTAAATATGATTACATCGCTTACGCCAAACCTTTGGATTATGGAAACGGTGTTTTCGCTATTTCACTAGTCAGATTAGGAGTTGATAATATTCTTAATACAACTCAATTGATTGATCCAGAAGGGAATATTGATTATGATAAGATCAGTTCTTTTTCTACTTCAGATTATGCTGCACTATTTTCTTATGCTTTTCATCCTAATGGAAATCATAAGTTAGATGTTGGAGCAACTGCAAAAGTAGTTTATAGAAATGTGGGGAAATTTGCAAGTGGTTATGGTTTTGGATTTGATATTGGAGCAGTTTATCACACAGATACTGATTGGAATTACGGTTTTATGCTGAGAGATGCGACGACGACTGTCAATTTCTGGACAATCAATCAAAAAGAATTATCTGCAGTTGTGAATGGGGAAGAATTCAATCCAGCACCAACAGATAAAATGGAAATTACAATGCCAAAACTGAATCTTGGAGTCAGCAAAACGTTTGAGTTCAATAGAGATCTGAAGTTGTTACCAGAAGCTGGCGTTAATATCGACTTTGCGAAAACAGCAGCGTTAGTTTCTACAGATTTTGCAAGTATCACACCTTATGTTGGCGGAGAATTGATTTTCCAGGATATGATTTTTGTAAGATTAGGATTAAATCGATTCCAATCTCTTACCGATATAGAAGACTTAAAAAGAAAAGTCTCTTTCCAGCCAAGCGCCGGTATTGGAATCAAATACAAAGGTTTGACGTTGGATTATGCCATTACCAACTCGGGAATTGGTGGCTCTAATTTTTATTCTAATTTCTTCTCTCTGAAGTTGGATATGCAAGGTTTCAGAAATTAA
- a CDS encoding peroxiredoxin has translation MSIKLGDTAPDFNAESSLGNLNFYEFLGDSWGILFSHPADYTPVCTTELGKTSQLKPEFDKRNTKVLALSVDGIENHKGWISDINETQNTEVEFPIIADQDKKVSELYDFIHPNASATLTVRSLLIIDPNKKVRLIITYPASTGRNFTEILRVLDSLQLVDNYGIATPVDWKDGEDVIIPPAVSQEDAEKKFTKGVKVVKPYLRYTPQPNK, from the coding sequence ATGTCTATAAAACTTGGCGATACCGCTCCAGATTTTAATGCAGAGAGCAGTTTAGGAAATCTTAATTTTTATGAATTTCTCGGAGATTCCTGGGGAATTTTATTTTCACATCCAGCAGATTATACACCCGTTTGTACAACTGAATTGGGAAAAACATCACAACTGAAACCTGAATTCGATAAAAGAAATACAAAGGTTTTAGCCTTAAGCGTTGACGGAATTGAGAATCATAAAGGTTGGATCTCCGATATTAATGAAACTCAAAATACAGAAGTAGAATTTCCAATAATTGCGGATCAGGACAAAAAAGTGTCTGAGCTGTATGATTTTATTCATCCCAATGCAAGTGCGACTCTTACAGTTAGATCTTTATTAATTATCGACCCTAATAAAAAAGTAAGACTCATCATCACTTATCCCGCTTCTACAGGAAGAAACTTCACAGAAATCTTGAGAGTTTTGGATTCTTTACAATTGGTTGATAATTATGGAATCGCAACACCAGTAGATTGGAAAGATGGAGAAGATGTAATTATTCCGCCGGCTGTTTCACAAGAAGACGCAGAGAAAAAATTTACTAAAGGGGTAAAAGTTGTAAAACCATACTTGCGCTACACACCACAACCGAATAAATAA